The Zerene cesonia ecotype Mississippi chromosome 19, Zerene_cesonia_1.1, whole genome shotgun sequence genome has a window encoding:
- the LOC119834375 gene encoding uncharacterized protein LOC119834375, protein MQFVKDDPELGDLDYANDVGEEWDPIEDDISSTARPMLGVTPSAFTRLDGYRHTIVSAVDPIAATNERPRILDDSQATAEERVAIRKGVLTNMASVVRAYKCLTPQPRWLTVRKLAPAADTVYTPPCVQLHRCAPDSGCCYNEAEVCAPVDGKYVAIPFFLNKADGNLTAARMLFFNHTRCACVSKDTLQSTARTRLDRIDRIDRPERPDRKDRIDRTERTRDFRERQNDWRPPTEEPSREEDQTSPPLLKRCACPGFFRSRISNGACTCACDWAEASKRRDCLSLGRGREHFGLRDRLCIARGECAPPACEHGAYERHAGRCPLRRYRRRYRPRRA, encoded by the exons ATGCAGTTCGTGAAG GACGATCCAGAACTTGGTGATCTTGATTACGCGAATGACGTTGGTGAAGAATGGGATCCCATAGAGGACGATATCAGCTCCACAGCGAGACCCATGCTTGGAGTCACGCCGTCAGCGTTCACGCGACTCGACGGTTACAGACATACCATCGTATCCGCTGTTGATCCTATCGCTGCTACCAATGAACGGCCGAGGATATTGGATgatt CCCAGGCGACCGCAGAAGAGCGGGTAGCAATCCGCAAGGGAGTGCTAACGAACATGGCATCCGTGGTTCGCGCCTACAAGTGCCTCACGCCGCAGCCGCGCTGGCTCACTGTGAGGAAACTCGCGCCAGCTGCTGATACAGT TTACACGCCCCCTTGCGTACAACTCCACCGCTGTGCCCCAGACTCCGGCTGCTGCTACAACGAGGCAGAAGTTTGCGCGCCCGTTGATGGAAAATACGTCGCCATTCCTTTCTTC CTTAACAAAGCGGACGGGAACTTGACAGCAGCTCGGATGCTGTTCTTCAACCACACGAGATGCGCCTGCGTATCCAAGGATACCTTACAAAGCACAGCCCGGACACGCCTCGATCGGATCGATAGAATTGATCGGCCGGAGCGACCGGATCGCAAGGATCGGATCGATCGGACGGAACGGACACGTGACTTCAGAGAACGGCAGAACGACTGGCGACCGCCCACTGAAGAACCTTCGAGAGAGGAGGACCAGACGTCTCCACCATTGTTGAAGAG GTGCGCGTGCCCGGGCTTCTTCCGCAGCCGGATCAGCAACGGCGCGTGCACGTGCGCGTGCGACTGGGCCGAGGCGAGCAAGCGGCGCGACTGCCTGTCGCTGGGCCGCGGGCGCGAGCACTTCGGGCTGCGCGACCGGCTGTGCATCGCGCGCGGCGAGTGCGCGCCGCCCGCGTGCGAGCACGGCGCCTACGAGCGGCACGCCGGCCGCTGCCCGCTGCGCCGCTACCGCCGCCGCTaccgcccgcgccgcgcctGA